A single window of Jiangella alkaliphila DNA harbors:
- a CDS encoding alpha/beta fold hydrolase, which yields MPTYRADDTTPLHYDELAGPDAAGPPVVVLAGGAARHPVYLGDLAGLADRYPLVIPHLRGIGQSPAPAPDRPNQLEAASYWRQADDLDALRRHLGQDRLLVAGHSAGTRLAVAFAVQYPEHVAALLLLTPPSVHLVDAEPDAGKIAGRLSTTEPAFADAWAALAEGPAVLDDEGFNDWQRRVAPSSYAHWGPAEQRHAAEGRYDLPANRAYFSVDPPVDLAERLASVAAPVLVVAGADDAMTGFAPVAALAERFPAGRLAVVEASGHYPWVERPAPFRAAVDAFLDDVVEVPLLGGDVSDGVVRVGRTVRRRPAEAAAAVHAYLLHLERAGFAHAPRFLGFDERGREILTYLDGEMGGRPLAPWAATEDALREIAVIQRRLHDCSAGFVLPDGVGWPPPVDLPGVPPVIERGTEDVVGHNDITFENTIFAGGRPVGIIDFDFAGPTTRLLDVVTTLRYWAPLAAPADRDPALRDADAGRRMRIFADAYGLDAAQRAGLLDVADRRFTRSWHAMKHRAENDGGGWARMWDGGAGDNIRRSQEWVRSQRDALAAALTG from the coding sequence GTGCCGACCTACCGCGCCGATGACACAACGCCCCTGCACTACGACGAGCTGGCCGGACCGGATGCCGCCGGCCCGCCGGTCGTCGTCCTGGCGGGAGGGGCCGCGCGGCACCCCGTCTACCTGGGCGATCTCGCCGGGCTGGCCGACCGGTACCCGCTGGTGATCCCGCACCTGCGCGGCATCGGCCAGTCACCGGCGCCTGCGCCGGACCGCCCGAACCAACTGGAGGCGGCCTCGTACTGGCGGCAGGCCGACGACCTCGACGCGTTGCGCCGGCACCTCGGGCAGGATCGCCTGCTGGTCGCCGGGCACTCCGCCGGCACCCGGCTCGCCGTCGCCTTCGCCGTGCAGTACCCGGAACACGTCGCGGCGCTGCTGCTCCTCACGCCGCCGTCCGTCCACCTCGTTGACGCCGAGCCGGACGCGGGGAAGATCGCCGGCCGCCTCAGCACGACGGAGCCGGCCTTCGCCGACGCCTGGGCCGCGCTGGCCGAAGGGCCCGCCGTCCTCGACGACGAGGGCTTCAACGACTGGCAGCGGCGGGTCGCGCCGTCCAGCTACGCCCACTGGGGCCCGGCCGAGCAGCGGCACGCCGCCGAGGGCCGCTACGACCTGCCCGCCAACCGCGCGTACTTCAGTGTCGACCCGCCGGTCGACCTCGCCGAGCGGCTCGCGTCCGTCGCCGCCCCGGTGCTCGTGGTCGCCGGCGCCGACGACGCGATGACCGGGTTCGCGCCGGTCGCCGCGCTGGCCGAGCGGTTCCCGGCCGGTCGCCTGGCCGTCGTCGAGGCCAGCGGGCACTACCCGTGGGTCGAGCGGCCGGCTCCGTTCCGGGCCGCCGTCGACGCCTTCCTGGACGACGTGGTCGAGGTGCCGCTGCTCGGCGGCGACGTCAGCGACGGCGTCGTCCGCGTCGGCCGCACCGTCCGGCGGCGCCCGGCCGAGGCCGCGGCCGCCGTCCACGCCTACCTCCTGCACCTGGAGCGGGCCGGCTTCGCGCACGCGCCGCGCTTCCTGGGGTTCGACGAGCGGGGCCGCGAGATCCTCACCTACCTCGACGGCGAGATGGGCGGCCGGCCGCTGGCGCCGTGGGCGGCCACGGAGGACGCGCTGCGCGAGATCGCCGTCATCCAGCGCCGGCTGCACGACTGCTCCGCCGGCTTCGTGCTGCCTGACGGGGTCGGCTGGCCGCCGCCGGTCGACCTGCCCGGCGTGCCGCCGGTGATCGAGCGCGGCACCGAGGACGTCGTCGGGCACAACGACATCACGTTCGAGAACACGATCTTCGCCGGCGGACGGCCGGTCGGGATCATCGACTTCGACTTCGCCGGGCCGACCACGCGGCTGCTCGACGTCGTCACGACGCTGCGGTACTGGGCGCCGCTGGCCGCGCCGGCCGACCGCGACCCGGCGCTGCGCGACGCCGACGCCGGCCGCCGGATGCGGATCTTCGCCGACGCCTACGGGCTCGACGCCGCCCAGCGGGCCGGCCTCCTCGACGTCGCCGACCGCCGGTTCACCCGCAGCTGGCACGCCATGAAGCACCGCGCCGAGAACGACGGCGGCGGCTGGGCGCGCATGTGGGACGGCGGCGCCGGCGACAACATCCGGCGCAGCCAGGAGTGGGTCCGGTCGCAGCGAGACGCACTCGCCGCGGCGCTCACCGGCTGA